The Streptomyces sp. NBC_01298 genome contains the following window.
GCCCAGTACGCTCATCGCGCCCGGGTCCCCCTTGTCGGCGGCGACCCGGTGCCGGGCCTCCAGCGCGGCGTCGCCGGCCGCGTCGGTCAGCCCGAAGACCGCGTCGTCGAACAGCGCATCGACTGATACGTCTGACACGACTGACACGTCCGGCGTGGTCGGCGCCGCGGCCGTGGTCCGTACTGCCCGCGTGGTCATCGCGGTCCGCACGTCAACGGCCTGAGCCGCCCCATCGGCCTCCGCATCCGATTCGGAGTCCGCCCTCACAAACCGCCCTGTCTCCAGCAGAGTTGACCTGTCCCCCATAAATCCCATCGTCGCATCACCTGCTACCCGCGTACACCTGGTATGTCGCAGTCAGTGAGGTCACTACAGCGTTTTGTCGACTTGCCCACAGAGAGACAAGTCAAACACGCTCACACCCCAACTCACCCACCCCAGTGACCCCGAGTCGGCGAAAAACTCGATCGGGCATGACGAAGGCCCGGATCCATCGGATCCGGGCCTTCGTCTTCAGTAGCGGGGACAGGATTTGAACCTGCGACCTCTGGGTTATGAGCCCAGCGAGCTACCGAGCTGCTCCACCCCGCGTCGGTAAACCAACAGTAGCACGACGCGGGGTGGAACCATTACCGCTACCCGGAGGGTGTGGGCGTCGCCGCGGGCGGCGTCACCTTCGCCTCGGCCTCGATCGCCCGCTTCAGGGCGGCCTGCAGATCGCTCTGGGCCTTTCCGTACGCCGCCCAGTCGCCGGCCTTCAGCGCCTTGTCGGCGGCGTCGACCGCCTTCTGCGCATCGGCGAGGGCCGCCTTGACCGTCGGGTCCTGGCTGGTCGGCGGCGGGGTGGTGGTCCCGTCGCCCGGCGGAGTGGTCGTGCCGTCACCCGGGGGCGGGGTCGCCGACTCGGCCCCGAACACCACGTTCAGCGCCTTCTCCAGCGTGTCCTCGAAGGCCGTCTGGTCCCCGTAGGTCACCAGGACCTTCTTCAGCAGCGGGTACTTGAGGCCGCCGCCGCGCACGTACACCGGCTCGACGTAGAGCATTCCCTTGTCGAGCGGGACCGTGAGCAGGTTGCCGTACTCCACCTGGGAATCGCCCCGGCTCAGGATGTTGATCTCCTGGGCGATCTCCGGCTTGGAGTTGAATCTCGCCTGGACGAGCTTCGGCCCGTCCACCGGGTTCTGCGTGGGCAGCTTCAGCAACTGGATCTTGCCGTAGTCCGCGGTGGTGGGATCGGCGTTGACCGCCATGAAGGCGCTCAGGTTGTCCCTGCCGTTCGGCGTGAGCGTCGTGGTGAGCGAGAAGGCCTGGTTGGGATCCTTCTGGCCCGGCATCTTCATGGAGAGGTAGTACGGCGGAACGGCCGTCCCCTCCTTGATGGTCGGGTCGTCCGGGACCGCCCAGACCTCACTGCCGCTGAGGAAGGTCTGCGGGTCCGTGACGTGGTACCGGGTCAGCAGCTCGCGCTGGACCTTGAAGAGGTCCTGCGGGTAGCGCAGGTGCTCCATCAGGGCCGGCGCGATGTCCTTCTTGTCCTTCACCGTGCCGGGGAACGCCTTCATCCAGGTCTTGAGGACCGGGTCCTTGGTGTCCCACTGGTACAGCTTCACCGTGCCGTCGTAGGCGTCGACGGTGGCCTTCACGGAGTTGCGGATGTAGTTGACCTGGTTCTCCTGCGCCACCACGGCGCGCTGGGAGTTGGTCAGCGAGTCCGCCGTGCTGTCCCCGAGCTGCGTGCGGGACGCGTACGGGTAGCCGTTGGTCGTGGTGTAGGCGTCCACGATCCACTGGACGCGGCCGTCGATCACCGCCGGGTAGACGGCTCCGTCGATGGTCAGCCACGGGGCGACCGCCTCGACCCGCTCCTTGGGCGTGCGGTTGTAGAGGATCTTCGAACCGTCGCCGATGGCGCCGGAGTAGAGGATCTGGGGCTCGCTGAAGGCCAGGGCGTACGCGGCACGGTTGACCGGGTTGCTCAGGCTCACCCCGCTGTCGCCCTTGTAGGTGGTCTCCTTCTCGCCCGAGTCGTTGGCGTAGTCGAGCTCCTTCTGCGGTCCGCCGACGATCGAGTACTGCTTCGTCTGCTCGCCGTAGTAGATCCGCTGCTCGTACTCGCCGAGGTCGCCCGCCGCGGGCAGGCCCGACTCGGTGAACAGCGGCTCGCCGTTCGCGGTCACCTCGGTGCCCTTGGCCGCGACCACACCGAATCCGTGGGTGTAACGGAAGTGGTCGTTGATCCAGTTGTTCTTCGGGATGCCCGCGAGGTTGATCTCACGGAGCCCGATGACCGTGTCCTGGCCCTTGTACCGGTCGACCGCCAGCGTGGCCGGGAAACCGTAGTAGCCCTTGTTCTGCTGGAGCTGCTGGAAGGCCGGGGACACGATGTTCGGGTCGAGCAGGCGGATGCTCGCCGTGGTGTTGGCCTCCTGGCGGAGCACCTTCTTGTCCGCCTTGGGGTCCGGCAGGCCCGGGTAGTCCTTGACGGAGGCGTCGGCGACCCCGTAGGCGTCGCGCGTCGCCTTGATGTTCTTCTGGACGTACGGGGATTCCTTGGCCTGCTCGTTCGGCTGGACCTGGAACTTCTGCACGATCGCCGGGTACAGCCCGCCGATCAGGATCGCCGAGAGCACCATCAGGCCGAAGCCGATGACCGGGAGCTGCCAGGTGCGGCGCCACAGCGTCGCGAAGAACAGCACCGCGCAGATCGCGGCGATGGCGACCAGGATCGTCTTGGCCGGCAGGTACGCGTTGGCGTCGACGTAGCGCAGGCCGGTCCAGTTGTCCGCGGCCTTGAAGTCGCTGGACTTCACCGCGAGGCCGTACCGGTCGAGCCAGTACGCGACCGCCTTGAGCGTGACGAAGAGGCCGAGCAGCACCGACAGGTGGCCGGTGGCCGCGGCGGTGGCCCGCGCACCCGGGCTGGTGACGCGCAGTCCCCCGTAGAGGTAGTGCACGACGGCGGCGGCGATCACCGAGAGCACGACCGCGGCGAAGCCGAAGCCGAGCAGGAAGCGGTACCAGGGCAGGTCGAAGGTGTAGAACGACACGTCCAGGTTGAACTGGGGGTCCTTCGTGCCGAAGGGCACCCCGTTCACGTACATCAGCCAGGTCTTCCACTGGCCCGCCGCCGAGGCGCCCGCGATCAGGCCGACCAGCGCGGAGATGCCGAGCAGCAGCCACTTGCGGAACGGCGCGACGGTCATCCGGTAGCGGTCGAGGCTCTGCTGCTCCATCGACATCGCGCTGAGCGGCGGCCGCAGCCGGTGGGCCAGCCAGATGTTCAGCCCGACGGCACCGGCCATGAGGAGGCCGAAGACGGCGAAGAGGCCGACCTTGGTCCACAGGGTGGTGGTGAAGACGGTGGAGTAGTTGACGGAGCGGAACCAGAGCCAGTCCGTCCAGAAGCCGGCGAACATGATGAACGCCATGGCCAGGACGGCAAGCACGCCCAAGGTCATCAGAAGAGTCCGGGCGCGCCGGGACGGGCGGCCGACTCTCATCCGTGGCCCGGAGGGGCCTCCGCCGCGGTCCGGCATCTGGAAAGCCAAGGTGCGCACCTCGAAAGTCGCTGTGTGTAAGTGATGCGATGAGTTTTCAAAGCATGGGCCCCCGATCGTAGAACCCACTCATGCAACTTACTGAGGCTTTAGTCAGTTCCCGGTATCCGGTGGAAAGGAGGCAGGATGTTGCCCATGTCCAACCTTTCGCCGTCCCCCGGCACCCCTATGGCGGCAAGCCCGCTGACCCGTGCCGTCCTCGAAATCGACGAGTACGCCTCCACCCTCGGCTGGGACAAGCCCGCCCGGCTCTTCGCCCTGGTCGACACCGCCAGGCTGCGCAAGGAGGCGCCGGGCGTCGCCCGCCAGCTCGGCCTCGACCAGGACGACACGGGCAAGAACCAGCTCACCCCGATCGAGCAGGACGAGGTACCGGCCGGGACCCCGCTGGACAAGTTCCTGGGAACCATCGCCTGGCCCCCGTCGATCCTGGGCTGCGCCCTGACCGTGGAGCGGCTGATGCTGCCGCCGTCGGCGGAGTCCTCCGTACCGGAGGGTCTCACCGACAAGCAGCTCACCCAGTGGGTCGCCACCCACCCGGAGCGCCAGGAGGTCCGGCTGACCGTGGGCGTCCTGCGCGACGGGTCGCGGGAGTCGGCCGTACGGCTGCGGGACAAGGACTCGGCGAACGAGGTGCTGACCGGCGCGACGCTGGTGCCGGGTCTCGCCGAGGCGCTGGCCGCGACCTTCCTCGACTGAGGCCGTGACGGGGGACGGTCAGGGCTTGGCGCCGCACTGCGTCAGCCCGGCCGTGTCCCCCTTGCCGATCTTCTCCAGCGCCTTCACGGCGTCGTCGATGGTGGAGACCTTCACGAGCGTCAGTCCGTCGGGCACGTCGCCCGCGGCGGCGGCGCAGTTCTCGGCGGGGGTCAGGAAGTACTGGGCGCCGGCCTGGCGGGCGCCGATGGTCTTCATCTGGATGCCGCCGATCGGGCCGACCTTGCCCGCGTCGTCGATGGTGCCGGTGCCCGCGACGAACTTGCCGCCGGTCAGGTTCTCCGGGGTGAGCTTGTCGACGATGCCGAGCGCGAACATCAGGCCGGCACTGGGGCCGCCGACGTCGGCGAGCTTGATGTCGATGGTGAACGGGAAGGTGTGGTCGGTCCCGGCCCGGATGCCGACGACGGCGTGACCGTCGCCCTCCGCCTTGCCGGCGATGATCGTGACCTTCGTGGTGCCGGTGGGCTCGCGGTGCGCCTTCTCTGCCTCGGCTGCCTCGGCGGCGGGCACGATGGTGAACACGACCGGCTCGCCGGGCTTGTGCTTGGTGACCAGCTTGGCCACGTCCTCCGGGGCCTTGACGGGGGTGCCGTCCACGGCCTTGATGACGTCCCCGGCGTGCAGCTTGCCCTCGGAGGGGCTGTCCTTGACCACGGACGCGACGATCACGCGGGCGGCGACCGGGATGCCGAGCTGCTTGAGGGCGGCCACCTTGGCGCTCTCCTGCGACTGGCTGAACTCCTCGGCGTTCTCCTGCGTGGACTCCTGCTCGGTCTTGCCGTCCGGGTACAGGTTCTCGTGCGGTACGACGATGTTGTCGCCCGACGCCCAGCCGTACACGGCCTCCAGCAGGTTCATGTCGTAGTCCGCACTGGTGACGCGGACCGTCGTCATGTTCAGGTGCCCGGTGGTCGGGTACGTCTTGTGCCCCGAGATGTTCAGGACGGGCTCGCCGTGCGAGTCCCCGAGCGTGTTCACGGTCGGGCCCGGACTCATCTCGGAGTACGGGGCCTTCATGAACACTCCCGCGCAGAGCAGCGCGAAGAGCATGAGGGTGGAGGCGAGCATCGTCGCAGTGCGGCGTGGCATGGATCGACAGTACGTGACGGCCCTGACGAGCGGCCCCCGGGGCCGGTCCGTACGGGGGCCCGCCGCCGCGTCAGACGGAGTCGACGGTGTCCTTCTTGCGCTGCGCGTCCGCGCCCGCCTTCGCCGCGCCCGGTTCGTTCTGGCCCATGGCCTCGCGGAACCGCGCGTAGCCCGCGAGCTCGGATATGTCGCCGGCCGTGCGGTCGCGCGCCGCCCAGCTGCCCCATATCGCCGCACCGATCGCGGCGAACAGCGGAATCAGCAACCACGCCAAAGACGCCATGGGCGTGTCTCCCTACCCCGAGTTACATGTTGTTGGTGGCTTCAACGCTGCTGCCCGGGAGGGGGTTACGCAAATCGAGGGCGTGTTGCGCGTCCGAACGGGGCAAGCCCCATCCTTCACGGCCGCCCCACGGGCCGGCCCGCCGGCCCCCGCCTCAGCAGGCGCCGACCCACTCCTCCGTGCCGTCCGAGAAGGTCTGGTGCTTCCAGATCGGGACCTCGTGCTTGAGGTCGTCGATCAGCATGCGGGCGGCCTCGAAGGCCTCGCCGCGGTGCGGGCAGGAGACGGCGACGATCACCGCGATGTCGCCGACGGCCAGGTCGCCGATGCGGTGGACGGCGGCGAGGGCGCGGACCGGGTACTTCTCCACGACCCGCTCGGCGACGCGGCGCATCTCCGCCTCGGCCGAGGGGTGGCAGGAGTAGCCGAGCTGGTCGACGTCCGCCCCGCTGTCGTGGTCGCGCACCGTGCCGACGAAGAGCGTCGTGCCGCCCGTCGCGTCGTCGCCGACGGCCTGGAAGACCTCGTCGATCGAGAGCGGGGTCTCACGGATTTCGAGCAGCCGGATCGGGTCCGGAGCGGCGTGCTCGCCGGGGTGGTCGAAGTGCGGTGCCATACCTTCCATCGTGCCCTAGCCGCCGACCCGGCGGAATAGCAGTTTCACCAGGGCCCCACCGGCCCCCTTGGGAGCCTCCTACAGGAACCCGCCGGCCACGGGAGGGCGGCCCGGGCCGGAGGGCCGCCCGGGCCCCGTCAGATGCCCCGGCGCCGGCGGGCGGCGCGGATCGCCGCGGCGGCGCCCAGCAGCGCGACCGTCGCACCCGCGGCGCCGGCCGCCGTGGCGTCCTTGCGGCCCAGTCGGCGCCCCGCGACGGTGTGCCGGCCCGCGACCTCCTGGAGCAGCTCCGCCAGCACCTCCTCGTTGGTCCAGCGCGGCCGCCACCCCGCCGCGTGCAGCCCGCTGACGCTGACCACCCACGGGTGCATCGTGTACGCCAGGTCCCCCGCGGGGGACGGGGTGAGGCCGATGCGGTGCAGCCTGGCCGCCGCGCCCAGGGCCACGGCGGAGGGGAGCTCCATGCGGCGGATGCCGCTCAGCTCCTCGACCTCCTCCTGTTCGAGCCAGCCCTCGCAGCCGACGGCCAGCTCTCCTTCGACCTTCTCCAGGGCCGCGTACTCCAGCGCGCTGACCAGGTCCTCGACGTGGCAGAACTGCCAGGTCGGGCGGGAGCCCGCCACCACCAGCAGGCGCGGGGACTCGAAGTAGCGGGTCAGCGCGGTGTCCG
Protein-coding sequences here:
- a CDS encoding UPF0182 family membrane protein, with translation MRTLAFQMPDRGGGPSGPRMRVGRPSRRARTLLMTLGVLAVLAMAFIMFAGFWTDWLWFRSVNYSTVFTTTLWTKVGLFAVFGLLMAGAVGLNIWLAHRLRPPLSAMSMEQQSLDRYRMTVAPFRKWLLLGISALVGLIAGASAAGQWKTWLMYVNGVPFGTKDPQFNLDVSFYTFDLPWYRFLLGFGFAAVVLSVIAAAVVHYLYGGLRVTSPGARATAAATGHLSVLLGLFVTLKAVAYWLDRYGLAVKSSDFKAADNWTGLRYVDANAYLPAKTILVAIAAICAVLFFATLWRRTWQLPVIGFGLMVLSAILIGGLYPAIVQKFQVQPNEQAKESPYVQKNIKATRDAYGVADASVKDYPGLPDPKADKKVLRQEANTTASIRLLDPNIVSPAFQQLQQNKGYYGFPATLAVDRYKGQDTVIGLREINLAGIPKNNWINDHFRYTHGFGVVAAKGTEVTANGEPLFTESGLPAAGDLGEYEQRIYYGEQTKQYSIVGGPQKELDYANDSGEKETTYKGDSGVSLSNPVNRAAYALAFSEPQILYSGAIGDGSKILYNRTPKERVEAVAPWLTIDGAVYPAVIDGRVQWIVDAYTTTNGYPYASRTQLGDSTADSLTNSQRAVVAQENQVNYIRNSVKATVDAYDGTVKLYQWDTKDPVLKTWMKAFPGTVKDKKDIAPALMEHLRYPQDLFKVQRELLTRYHVTDPQTFLSGSEVWAVPDDPTIKEGTAVPPYYLSMKMPGQKDPNQAFSLTTTLTPNGRDNLSAFMAVNADPTTADYGKIQLLKLPTQNPVDGPKLVQARFNSKPEIAQEINILSRGDSQVEYGNLLTVPLDKGMLYVEPVYVRGGGLKYPLLKKVLVTYGDQTAFEDTLEKALNVVFGAESATPPPGDGTTTPPGDGTTTPPPTSQDPTVKAALADAQKAVDAADKALKAGDWAAYGKAQSDLQAALKRAIEAEAKVTPPAATPTPSG
- a CDS encoding PPA1309 family protein — translated: MLPMSNLSPSPGTPMAASPLTRAVLEIDEYASTLGWDKPARLFALVDTARLRKEAPGVARQLGLDQDDTGKNQLTPIEQDEVPAGTPLDKFLGTIAWPPSILGCALTVERLMLPPSAESSVPEGLTDKQLTQWVATHPERQEVRLTVGVLRDGSRESAVRLRDKDSANEVLTGATLVPGLAEALAATFLD
- a CDS encoding YlbL family protein, which gives rise to MPRRTATMLASTLMLFALLCAGVFMKAPYSEMSPGPTVNTLGDSHGEPVLNISGHKTYPTTGHLNMTTVRVTSADYDMNLLEAVYGWASGDNIVVPHENLYPDGKTEQESTQENAEEFSQSQESAKVAALKQLGIPVAARVIVASVVKDSPSEGKLHAGDVIKAVDGTPVKAPEDVAKLVTKHKPGEPVVFTIVPAAEAAEAEKAHREPTGTTKVTIIAGKAEGDGHAVVGIRAGTDHTFPFTIDIKLADVGGPSAGLMFALGIVDKLTPENLTGGKFVAGTGTIDDAGKVGPIGGIQMKTIGARQAGAQYFLTPAENCAAAAGDVPDGLTLVKVSTIDDAVKALEKIGKGDTAGLTQCGAKP
- a CDS encoding molybdenum cofactor biosynthesis protein MoaE — translated: MAPHFDHPGEHAAPDPIRLLEIRETPLSIDEVFQAVGDDATGGTTLFVGTVRDHDSGADVDQLGYSCHPSAEAEMRRVAERVVEKYPVRALAAVHRIGDLAVGDIAVIVAVSCPHRGEAFEAARMLIDDLKHEVPIWKHQTFSDGTEEWVGAC